agaatgtatgtttattctttcttttttttttttttcttctggttTTTAGAGGGTAAGTCCTTTCTGTTAGTAAAGAGTTGTTGAACTTTCAATCTTGGTTGGTTATGTATCACCTTTTATGGAGTAATAAGTTTGGAAATTTGCTGGTTTTCTGTGAACCATTGTCACTTCTTGTACTGCTTCATTAAACATAGAAGTCAATATTTTGGTGATAATGCTTACTTATCTATAGGACTTCGTCATATATATGAAGTATCTCATTTGAAATAAATTAACGAGCAACCAATTAATCATTAGTTTTATGAACCAACAagacattttctttcttttcttattgatATGACATATATTGCTTCTGCATATGTTTCCAATAGCACAgccaattcaattccattcgTATACACTGTGCCAAGTAAAAAGACATCTATCTTATATCCAGTAATATGTGCACTATCCAAGCTAATAAATTAAGTGACTTCCCTATAATGTTCATATTATCAAGGGTTGCGGTAGAATGGATAAGATTCATCTATTTTTAAACTAAAGGTCTCGAATTCGACCATTGGGAATGAAAACAATCATAATAGAGAATGCTTCCCTTTAATAGGCCTTATAAGGCGCGAATCTGGATTAGTTTGGACACTCTAAAGCGGGATCGCTAGCTATACGGGACAATCTTTCTTAATTTGTTTCATGTTGTCAAAAGAAATTACCtcaattttgaaaagaataaaattatataaaaagatGATGGCTAGAGTGGGAAGTACATCAAAGGTACAATAAgaagtcataaaaaaaaaaaaaaaaaaagatgaatgcTCACTGTTATCTGCCAAACAAAAAATACAAACGAAAGAAAgagataataaaaaataaaaaaataaaaaaaaaggaaatggcTTCGCCCGGACTCGAACCGGAGACCTTCAGTGTGTTAGACTGACGTGATAACCAACTACACCACGAAACCCATTTGCTATTAGTTGCATCAGATCTTAAAATATAGATTTGCGTTCCAATTTGTTTGCCATCATTCCACTTTGAtcaagtttaagaaagaaatagaGCCTTCTAAAAACATGTGATATTAAACATGCCTTAATATTTGTATGCTATAATACCTTTAACACTTGTaatcttaaatatgtcataacATGTGTGCCGCTATAAAAGAGGCGAcacaaataagaaaatagtatcacataAAACGAAACGGGGCGACAAGATTTGTTAATTAATTGGACATTCATATGAACTCAAATTACTTATAAATGTAGCTTATAgttatgttgctcggactttCCTAAAATGTTGTTGTGCCTGTGTCCGATATTCCTTCAAATTAAAATGCACTAACTTAAATGATCTGACATGCACTTATCAGCATTTTTGAAGAGTTCGAGCAACATAAATCTTTAGAAGGCTAATTTTCGTTGTCCCCAAAAACTCTATGTTTCCATTATAACTTGATGAGAGTCCTCCTTCAACTCACAATTATtatcatgagtaaccaaattaacGAGAAAATCAAAAACATCAGTGGCTATAACAGCAGATGCAACATCTTCTTTATGAAGtgtacttcttcttttttcatgcATATTGGTCATATTAATCCATGCCCTCTTTGTGAGCTCTTCAATGAATAATTCACATGCCTTTGAAAAAACAATGGGAGCTTCACCAGATATCATCTTCACATCATCActtgatttcttcattattttcttgattcttgctaGTGGCAATGAGTGTGGACctgtttttcttgaaagaatTCTTGAATATGCCCCTGCttgcctcatttttttttatagaactttgtgatttttttgtacttttttttttttggataattatAGGAGTGAATTTAGAGTTttgtatgaaaaatgagaaacaAGTTTATGATTTGTTGAATTATTTCAAGAGGGATATTTGCAtgaatatatatagatatatggaGTGGAGCATAAGAGCAAAAAGTCGTATAGGCCGGCTGGTTTGGCCGGCTAGAGAGTATATTTAGAGACTGTTTCACAAAATCAATTCTTATTCAGTATTTGGATGTCCCTTGTATAtaatttgataaattttttgtttaaatttcaatttcatttttgtCATAACGGGTGCCATCTAGGGACGTGCATTcggttttttggtttttgtttttttggggaTTTGTTATTAGAGGCGAAGGTAGCATGAGAAGTACAAGTCCGGCAAAATTTAGTATAATTTTTGTTCAATCCtatatattttttgagaaaTCCACTGAATATTGACATATAATAAACTTCAGAATCCATAAATTTCAATTCTTGGATCCGCCTCTAATTGTTATGAAATATACTTGTCCTTCTTGGTTATGTAAGAGTTTTTTAAAGAGGTTTATAATGCATGTTCCGGATGATTTCACCACCTACCTTAGGTTTTGGATCGGACCCTCAGATTTTTTTCAAAGGATAGGTTGTCCGGTGACTTTTTTCTGTTTGCCTAAATTGGTGAGCATAGTAACTCGGTACCTATAATCTGTGtaaggtgtatatatatatataaatatatatataaatatatatagaatgTATTCAGTGAAATAATTAAGATGAGAGCAAGCTGACTCGttaacataaaaataaagaagtgaTGGGAGAAGGAAGATGAAGAAGCTATGCATGTTGGAGTTATAATTCATGACTTTTGTTATCTCAAAATGCTTCTAAATCAGGGAAGAGGCTTTCAAATTGTCAACCAACAAAAGAGATTCAAATTTTATAAGTTTCAAATTCTTTCTACTTATTAGTGCGACAGGACCTTTTTGAATTGATCTTTGATGACCACATCCAAAAAGAAAGTTGAAAAATGCCAGTAGCATCATCTAATTACAATACATTGATGCTGACTAAATATACAATCTACAGTTATGTTATTGCTTGTCAGGACAAACTACTACTTTTTGTGACATTGACAGGATATTTAATTTAACGAGCCTTCTCGATTATAATTCTTTTATACTTAAACATTTTACTAATCACCAAAGTAACGTTTATAAAACTTCAACTTAATTAACCTTGATGATTATCATTATTTCTTCTAGATTGTTGCGACAGAGAGAGGGATAGAACATCGAACTAGACAAGATTTTCACTAAgcgaatttaaaatttataaaagtaaaCACAAGAAAAAGCTAACATAACTCAATACTtactgtatatacataaaacatagtaatttttaccttatatacaATGAATCTTCCAGTAAAGgggatttgatttttatttgtaAGTTTGATAGCATCATCTAATAATACATTGAAGTTGACTAAATCTAGAATCTGCAATTATGTTATTGCTCATCAGGACAAACTActactttttgtgaaattgaCAGGATATTTAATTTAACGAGCTTGGTTGATTATCATTATTTAGAACTGCTTCATAGAATATGTAATCACATACTTGTTAAATATGATAGAAGCATATTCTAAGAATCATGCTTAAAGAGATTAGGAATGGACTAATGGTGTTATTTTTTTCCTACAATAAATTGTGTGGTCAAATGTCACCTTTGATTTAAGAGGATCCAAATTATTTGTTTAGGACAAATATAATTATTGGTTAACCTTCATTATTAAATTCCCACTCTTCAAACTGGAGTATCTCTTGTACATTATATATAGTTAATGGTAGTTTCATGAATCTTTATTTTAGGATCAATGATTGTGGTGAGATGAATAGGACCGTTCCATCTTTAATTAAAGGTCTCGGTTGGAGCcctcaaaatgaaaaaaaaaaatcatctgaTATAGAGTGTTTTATCCTTGCGCAATTCCAAATTAGTTAGGACCCAAAAAGAGTATCAAATGTTGGAGGAAAAATAACCATGAAAACTTTATTATaaatgcactttttttttggggggactAAATTGAAAAGTATAAACTCTCGGGAGTTTAACATCTAAGATGATCTTGTTAGTTGTTAGAAAGAAAACATTATAATGGACACTTTGAAGTTGTTTTCTAGACATGCTATTGCCGCCTGTCAGTAAGGCAGTTCAATGGTCAAGaggttaaaattttaaatcgtGATGTATATAAGTTAGAAATCGATTGATCTCATAATCACTGTTGTTCTCCTCaaaaagttatatttaaggGGGCAATtagcaggaatgcccttattttggggtggtctttaatttttgcccttgatTAGAATCTTTTGGTTTTGGGGTCGAATCcttgctcagtcaaaaattgaaaaaaaaaaaatcgcaaggtagagtttggaatCTCAAGGCAGAGATTTGCATGCAAGCAAAGTTTGAAACTCTACTTTAAGGGAGAGTTTGCAGTCAAACTCTACCTGATCAGGCAGATTTTAGGTAGAGTTTTGTGGCAAACTCtatcttaaggtagagttttgccttcaaactctaccttaaggcctaactttggcccGAACAGACCTAACTTTGCTaaaaaactctgccttgcaaaattagcttctttttttttcctgagccgggattcgaaccccaaacctcatggtattaggcgaaagaggcaaaaattaaaggccaccaatttgaggggcaacaATTAAAGCCCGGGCATTTGAAGGGAACTccggacaaaaaaaaaatgtatttaagGTGGGATCTCATTCAACTAATTTGACTAaaactatgtatatatacatattaaagagaaatatttacgaaacgtgacgatagtaaatatttacgaaacgtgacgatagttttccttacttacaaaacataaagaataattaaaaaactTGACAGTGTATGAATACTGTATGAAGTCAAGTATATTGAGTccagaaaattttattttttctctgcAGAGTGTATGATTAGTGTATGAATACAGTAAGCATATTTCATCTACATAAATTTTTGGATTTGCAATTTACAAATTAACAAGTGTTATCTTGGTTTAATCAACTTGCTCTCTCCTTGCAAAGTCTATGCGAATTACAGCATGAGTAGGAAAAGATGATTTTATTGCAATTTGCTTCccggaaaagaaaaggaaaatacttCACTAATCATGGGACACATTGACAATATTCTGTTGTGAGTGCAATTGTGCGAGAGAGTTTATTCTCTTTCTAGTGTTGGTTGGCTCTACGGTGGCTTTCAAGACCATTAGCAGTTGTTGGAATTGGGTGTTGGAATGGGTTTTTTTGGTagaatgtgtatgtgtataggtattgtaatgttatgttttgtaaataaaaaaatatcgtTACGTTTCATAAATATTCTCcctaaatatgtatatatatgtaaattcaactacgtatatatacatcttaaggagaaatatttatgaaaagtgacgatagttttatatttacaaaatataacattacaaaccctatacaaaacatgcttcttttaaaaaaaaaaaaaaattaaatattttttttttaatatttttttcgctcaaaattttatgtatgaaagttgtatgaaatgtgtatatctcgctcaaggcttaaaaagttcgcttaaaattttgtgtatgaaaacggtatgaaaaatgtatgaaatgtgtatatctcattcaaggctttaaaaatccgctcaaaattgtgtgtatgaaaacaagataaaaatttgtatctcgctcaagtcttaaaatttcgctcacatttttgtgtataaagttcatgttagatttctgtaaaattaatacaactataacaacattgtatacaaatttgatacaatattcaagacttaaaataatcgctcaactttttgtgtatgaaatgtgtatatcttactcaaggcttaaaaagttcgctcaaattttatgtatgaagtgtgtatatctcgatcgaggcttaaacattacactcaaaattttatgcatgagaatgatataaaatgtgtatatctcgctcaagacttaaaatttcattcacatttttcgtatataatgttcatattaggtttctagaaaattaatacaattacaacaacattgtaacaactttcatataatattcaaggcttaaagttttggctcataattttgtgtatgaaaattatatttaaaatttcgctcatacatacacatttcatacatttttcatacagctttcatacacaaaaatttgaggtaattttttaagcctttgggcaaaaaaatataaaaattatttttttaaaaaaatatatattttctggaaaaaaaaaatatattttgtaaataaagaaaactGTCGTCAcatttcgtaaatatttctccttgacatgtatatatatgtagttttccctttttcttagGCAACTTTGAGTCCAGTCGAAATTCTCTATTTTCTTGAATGAAGTTCTTTATATTAAATGAAAAGACTATAGACGGAAAGCAAGGAAATCCATAATGCTCCCCATGTCTTGAGCTTGTGTCGCCAATTCTTCAAAAGTGTGTGGCTTGATTCCTTGGGATATACACTAGACCCCAATGCATCCCTTGGTAGTACATCTCGACAACACAAGTTTTTAAAAAGCTATTCTTGTAATCTAAACTTAATGTTCATCACATATTGACGAAGTCCGCTACTAGTTCATCTTTCCTTTGCGTGATGTTCATCAAATTGGACATTTTTAACTTCAAAAATgtgaaataaaatattaaaatccaTTGgcaaacaagagagaaagatgTGGCATTTGTTCGGTTGTCGagtgattgatgatattccTTCCCACAATTTGCACATCATCATTGAGTAAATTTCTTAAAATGTCACTCATGTATTGAGAATTGCCTTCTAATAtcacttttgtttttttttaggactaaaatatcacttaaccATCACTATCTTCCTCTGAATATACTAAACACacaacatttttcttttctcctagtTGGAATGTCATGtcacataaatttttattttttaataataaatttagtTAACACCTCCAATCCATGTCTATGAAATTAGCTAAAagttctttgtttcttttttctttttctaatttatgTTAGATTGGTATTTATGTTTTTGATGAATTCAGCGCTGGCCCAAGGCCAAAGCCACTAAGGCAATGGTTTTGGGCCCCCAGATTTTTTAGGCCCCGttttttattaagttttatgccaatttgtttaaaaaataattatgacTCATGGGACTTTATGTAgcttctaaatatgtaaatcgTTTTTCTGTCCGAATTCACGATAAAATAAAAGTTGGACTTTTGAAATAAATTGTGTAcataaattgatttttttttttctgatttaaaTTTCACaatatttataaaagaaaaaaggagaagaaatgtTTTTAGTTGCGTGGTTGATTAGCCATATtgttagtttaattttttttcgaattagttgatttgaaaaaaatgttAACAAGTTTGCATTGACGATTATAAAACAGTAATTAATGAATTcacatctaaaaaaaaaaaaatagaaaactagactttaaattaaaaaaaaatgtcgatttttctctttaaaaataaaataaaattagagcCCCTCGCTaaagtttggctttaggcccccAATCTTGTTGAGACAGCCCTGGAATtcagcttcttcttcttttttttttctttttcaatttatgttaGATTGGTATTTATGTGTTGATGAATTCAGCTTGAAGCTTtaatttaagaaattcaaagttctaatgttttggggttttttttaatgtaattatCAAGTTCACTTCTAATATAAAAACAGGATTTTGGTGCATCTGATTCTGgattaaaattttcaagaattaaatggggaaatattttttttggcctATTAAGTTGATTTTAGCTTTTTCTATCTGGATACGCATTATAGATTCAAATTACATTTTCTAATTGGTTGTTctcaaaatgtttattttgtttagcTTTAAAAGggattttaattttgtttttgcttttttgaaaattcaaatatttatacCTGCATGTCGTAGGGCCTCATGGCGAAGATAAAACCACAAGCTCTATTGCtgcaaagaaaaaagaagttatAAATCAGATAGCTTAAAAAATCACGTATTCCTGCGTAATCTAAACTAACGCAAAGCTTATTGAACACCTAAACCACTCTGAATTTGTACCACATAAATACTTTTTACTGATGTGGCAAAAAAAGTGAAGCACACTTTCCTTGAGCGCGTTAACTACTcttaaatattaatttatttattttttggttaaaaacttacctcttttaaaaaacatgactttaattaaattaaaaattaaataaaaattggcCCCTACATCTAACCCTTGCGTCAGTCACAGACTCACAGTCATCTCCCCCCCATC
This portion of the Lycium ferocissimum isolate CSIRO_LF1 chromosome 1, AGI_CSIRO_Lferr_CH_V1, whole genome shotgun sequence genome encodes:
- the LOC132067536 gene encoding nuclear transcription factor Y subunit C-2-like translates to MRQAGAYSRILSRKTGPHSLPLARIKKIMKKSSDDVKMISGEAPIVFSKACELFIEELTKRAWINMTNMHEKRRSTLHKEDVASAVIATDVFDFLVNLVTHDNNCELKEDSHQVIMET